Part of the Flavobacterium alkalisoli genome is shown below.
TTATATTTAAAAGTACTTTGCATTTCAAAGTTATAATATTTACTTATATGGTAAAACATTTTAACTTAAATTATTGCAATAAAAAAAGCCCCAGAAATGCTGGGGCTTAAAATAATATCTAGAATAAACTATTCTTCGTTATGCAAAAATGCCTGTCTGTTTAATAGTGTTTCTTCACTTTCAACATGGTTATCATCAGGCACACAGCAATCCACAGGGCATACCGCAGCACACTGAGGCTCCTCGTGAAAACCTTTACACTCGGTACATTTACCCGGCACAATATAATAAATATCATCAGAAATAGGTGTTTGAGCTTCATCAGCGTCTACCTCTTCCCCACTTGGCAGTACAATTCTGCCATTTAAACTGGTACCGTCTTTATATCTCCAGTCATCAGCACCTTCATATATTGCAGTATTTGGGCATTCCGGTTCACATGCCCCGCAGTTAATACATTCGTCTGTTATAATGATAGCCATAGCTTATTTTATTTTTTAATAATGTAAATTTGCACAAAATTACATCCAAAACTATTCATAAGCAAATCTAATGACTTTAGACGAAAGAAAAACAGCCTTTGTGGAATTAGGAAAATTTTTAAGTCAGTTTTCTGAAAATAATACTTCTCAAAAAGAGGGGGTATTATGTAATGACTTATTTTTTGATGATTTTATCAATCTAATAAAATTATCACAGTCTCACAATGGTTGGTTTACAAAAGAACAGGTATATTTTGCAGCTCAGTCTTGGGCAGATGCTCTTACATCTCAAAATCTTGACAAATGGCTTAATGAATATGATTTTGAAAATGTACAACCAAAAACAGTTGGTTTAATACTGGCTGGTAATATACCATTAGTAGGATTTCATGATTTTCTTTCTGTTTTAATAAGCGGACACAGAGCTTTAGTGAAAACATCTTCAAACGATCAACTGTTACTACCCTTTTTAGCTAAGTATATTGTTGCTGTAGAACCCCGTTTTAAAGATTACATTCCTTTTACCGAAGGAAAGCTGGAAGGCTTTGATGCTGTAATAGCTACCGGAAGCAATAATACAGCCCGTTATTTTGAATATTATTTTAAGAATAAACCTTCAATTATACGTAAGAACAGGAACTCTGCGGCAGTGCTTACAGGAAATGAGAGTAAAGAAGAACTTGTACAGCTGGGAGAAGATATACTCAGGTATTTTGGTTTAGGCTGTAGAAATGTATCTAAATTATTTATTCCTGAAGGGTATGACTTTACTCCGTTTTGGGAAGCCGTTTAT
Proteins encoded:
- a CDS encoding 4Fe-4S dicluster domain-containing protein, producing MAIIITDECINCGACEPECPNTAIYEGADDWRYKDGTSLNGRIVLPSGEEVDADEAQTPISDDIYYIVPGKCTECKGFHEEPQCAAVCPVDCCVPDDNHVESEETLLNRQAFLHNEE
- a CDS encoding acyl-CoA reductase codes for the protein MTLDERKTAFVELGKFLSQFSENNTSQKEGVLCNDLFFDDFINLIKLSQSHNGWFTKEQVYFAAQSWADALTSQNLDKWLNEYDFENVQPKTVGLILAGNIPLVGFHDFLSVLISGHRALVKTSSNDQLLLPFLAKYIVAVEPRFKDYIPFTEGKLEGFDAVIATGSNNTARYFEYYFKNKPSIIRKNRNSAAVLTGNESKEELVQLGEDILRYFGLGCRNVSKLFIPEGYDFTPFWEAVYEYRDIIQYEKYANNYDYNKAVFLMSNFKILDNGFLTIKEDSSYSSPISSLFYEYYTNTDTLKAKLEDEKDQIQCIVGNISGENSVAFGQTQKPQLWDYADNVDTIAFLSKI